A section of the Dromaius novaehollandiae isolate bDroNov1 chromosome 6, bDroNov1.hap1, whole genome shotgun sequence genome encodes:
- the PGAM1 gene encoding phosphoglycerate mutase 1 has protein sequence MAAYRLVLVRHGESAWNLENRFSGWYDADLSPAGQEEAQRGGEALRDAGYEFDICFTSVQKRAIRTLWIVLDAIDQMWLPVVRTWRLNERHYGGLTGLNKAETAAKHGEAQVKIWRRSYDIPPPPMQPDHPFYSTISKDRRYADLTEDQLPTCESLKDTIARALPFWNEEIVPQIKEGKRVLIAAHGNSLRGIVKHLEGLSEEAIMELNLPTGIPIVYELDKNLKPIKPMQFLGDEETVRKAMEAVAAQGKAKK, from the exons ATGGCCGCCTACCGCCTTGTTCTCGTCCGCCACGGCGAGAGCGCCTGGAACCTGGAGAACCGCTTCAGCGGCTGGTACGACGCCGACCTCAGCCCCGCCGGCCAGGAAgaggcgcagcgcggcggcgagGCCCTCCGAG ATGCTGGCTATGAATTCGACATCTGCTTCACCTCTGTGCAGAAACGGGCGATCCGCACCCTCTGGATCGTTCTGGATGCCATTGACCAGATGTGGCTGCCTGTGGTCCGGACCTGGCGCCTCAACGAGAGGCACTACGGAGGGCTCACTGGCCTTAACAAGGCTGAGACAGCTGCTAAGCATGGAGAGGCCCAGGTGAAGATCTGGAGGCGCTCGTATGACATTCCCCCACCTCCTATGCAGCCAGATCACCCCTTCTACAGCACCATCAGCAAG GACCGTCGCTATGCTGACCTGACAGAGGACCAGCTGCCAACATGCGAGAGCCTGAAGGACACCATTGCCCGGGCCCTGCCCTTCTGGAATGAAGAAATAGTCCCACAGATCAAGGAGGGCAAGCGAGTCCTTATTGCTGCCCATGGCAACAGCTTGCGTGGGATTGTCAAGCACCTGGAAG GCTTGTCGGAAGAAGCCATCATGGAGCTGAACCTGCCCACTGGGATCCCTATTGTCTACGAGCTGGACAAGAACCTGAAACCCATCAAGCCCATGCAGTTCCTCGGGGATGAGGAGACGGTGCGCAAAGCCATGGAGGCTGTCGCTGCACAGGGCAAGGCCAAGAAGTGA